In the Bordetella genomosp. 10 genome, one interval contains:
- a CDS encoding GHMP family kinase ATP-binding protein: MNGGYYPQHIRRKYNKPLLMQNFRNFRSRAPLRLGLAGGGTDLSPYSDLYGGAVLNLTIGRYANASLKLTESDTVRINSLDGGYSDEFPVGRLPINGPHALAAGVYNRIVKDYLHGQGFGAEICTSIDAPQGSGLGASSALTVALVDVFRVAFGLPLGEYDVAHLAFEIERLDLGLAGGKQDQYAASFGGINFIEFLAQDRVIVNPLRISESMLNDLQAAIVICFSGQSRASETVIKAQVSSITAEDPVVLASLHKLKEDAREMKLALSRGDFSALARVLNESWKAKKATAQGVSNAQIDQLWEIAHRNGAFAGKVSGAGGGGFVMFLVDPDARTRLFGALAQAGGVPDGITLTSKGVESWPTRI; encoded by the coding sequence ATGAATGGCGGTTATTATCCTCAGCACATACGACGCAAATACAACAAGCCACTCCTTATGCAGAACTTTCGGAATTTTCGCAGCCGGGCGCCCTTGCGGCTCGGTCTCGCCGGTGGCGGTACCGACCTTTCTCCGTACAGTGACCTGTATGGAGGGGCAGTCCTGAATCTCACCATTGGCCGTTACGCCAATGCTTCGCTGAAACTCACCGAAAGCGATACCGTCCGTATCAATTCGCTCGACGGCGGTTATTCTGACGAATTTCCCGTGGGGCGGCTTCCGATCAACGGCCCGCACGCCTTGGCGGCCGGTGTCTACAACCGAATCGTCAAGGATTATCTGCACGGGCAGGGTTTTGGTGCCGAAATCTGCACGTCCATCGATGCGCCGCAAGGTTCCGGCCTGGGCGCATCTTCCGCGCTGACAGTGGCGCTGGTCGATGTCTTCCGGGTGGCTTTCGGCCTGCCGCTGGGCGAATACGATGTGGCCCATCTTGCCTTCGAAATCGAACGCCTGGACCTGGGACTGGCTGGTGGCAAGCAGGATCAGTACGCCGCCTCTTTTGGCGGCATCAACTTTATAGAGTTCCTAGCTCAGGATCGCGTCATCGTGAATCCGCTGCGCATCAGCGAATCCATGCTCAATGACTTGCAGGCCGCCATCGTCATTTGCTTCAGCGGCCAATCCCGTGCGTCGGAAACCGTGATCAAAGCCCAGGTATCCTCCATTACGGCAGAAGACCCTGTCGTGCTGGCTAGCCTGCATAAATTGAAAGAAGATGCGCGGGAAATGAAGCTCGCATTGTCCCGGGGCGATTTCTCCGCGCTGGCTCGCGTCCTGAACGAGTCATGGAAGGCCAAGAAAGCGACCGCGCAGGGCGTCAGCAATGCCCAGATCGACCAGCTCTGGGAAATTGCCCATCGCAACGGCGCATTTGCCGGCAAAGTATCGGGCGCGGGTGGTGGTGGCTTCGTCATGTTTCTTGTCGACCCCGACGCGCGTACCCGTTTATTCGGCGCCTTGGCGCAAGCCGGCGGCGTGCCGGACGGCATCACTCTGACCAGTAAAGGTGTTGAAAGTTGGCCAACTCGTATTTGA